The stretch of DNA ATTTCCAAGTTCATTCAAGCCACCTTTATAAAAACGATAACACAACGGCAATGCCCGCTCCAATGGCAAATGCTGTTAGAAATGCTTCTGCCCCTTTGGATAAACCCGATACTAAATGCCCTGCCATTAAATCTCTAATTGCATTGGTTACTAAAAGCCCCGGCACCAACGTCATAACAGAGCCAATAATAATTTTATCTAATTGATTTCCTAAACCCAGTTTAACAAACAATACAGATAGTAAGCCAATTACAAACGAGGCTAGAAATTCCGAGAAAAACTTAATTGGAACAAAACGATGAAAGTAAACAAAGCTTAGATAGCCTAACCCTCCTGTGACCATTGATGGGAGAAAATCATTCCACCCGCCATTAAACATAATCATAAAGCAGCCGCTGGCTAATGAAGCAGCTGACACCTGATACTTAAAGGGAAAGGTCACATCTAAGGAGTCAATTTCTTTTAATTGCTTTAATGCTTCATTTATATTCATTTCACCACTGCTGATACTTCTAGAAATGCTATTTACCATAGCCACCTTTTTTAAATCCGTAGACCGCTCTGAAATTCGTATGAGCTTCGTTTTAGTTGGTTCTGTACCTTCAGCTGAAAATATGATTCCGGTTGGGGTCACATAGCTGTGTGTCGTTTGAATTCCAAAGGCTGCAGCTATGCGCATCATAGTATCTTCCACTCGATACGTCTCTCCACCGCTTTGAAGCATGATTTTTCCAGCGAGTAAGCAGACCTCCATAATATCATAGGTTCCTTCCACTTGATTCTCCATTAATACTCACCACATTATCTTTACATTTGTTACTTAGTTTAATCAAAATTAGGTTATGAATCAATTATAAGCCCAAAAAAACAAGTTCCTTATTAGCTTGGAACTTGTTTTAAGTCTTCTTCTTGGAATTTCCCGTCCATAATTAATACTTTTTCAAATGCTTCAACAATAGATGCTTCGTAATAACGACCTGACAATCTTTTTAATTTTCTAATCGCTAGAGCTGGGTCCATTCCTTTTCTATAAATCCTATCCGATGTCATCGCATCATATGTATCAGTAATTCCAATGATTTGCGCTTCAAGAAG from Bacillus sp. SLBN-46 encodes:
- a CDS encoding threonine/serine exporter family protein; the protein is MENQVEGTYDIMEVCLLAGKIMLQSGGETYRVEDTMMRIAAAFGIQTTHSYVTPTGIIFSAEGTEPTKTKLIRISERSTDLKKVAMVNSISRSISSGEMNINEALKQLKEIDSLDVTFPFKYQVSAASLASGCFMIMFNGGWNDFLPSMVTGGLGYLSFVYFHRFVPIKFFSEFLASFVIGLLSVLFVKLGLGNQLDKIIIGSVMTLVPGLLVTNAIRDLMAGHLVSGLSKGAEAFLTAFAIGAGIAVVLSFL